A stretch of Arachis hypogaea cultivar Tifrunner chromosome 15, arahy.Tifrunner.gnm2.J5K5, whole genome shotgun sequence DNA encodes these proteins:
- the LOC140179132 gene encoding protein FAR1-RELATED SEQUENCE 4-like — protein sequence MARYNLTKEGMLANLFWADGMNGADYQHFGDVIAFDSTYKKNKYRRPLVIFSGANNHKQTTIFGFGLVLDKTIASYKWILENLLEVMCNKLPSVVVTDGDDAIIAAVTEVFPSATHRLCAWHLQKNVTSNGNEQMFRDLFSRWLYADMSIDEFEAEWAEAADEYGLHDKL from the coding sequence ATGGCGAGGTATAACCTGACTAAGGAGGGTATGTTGGCCAACTTGTTTTGGGCCGATGGAATGAACGGAGCTGATTACCAACACTTTGGTGATGTCATCGCGTTCGATTCGACGTACAAAAAGAACAAGTACAGGAGACCGCTTGTAATATTCTCGGGTGCAAACAACCACAAACAGACGACGATCTTTGGGTTCGGGTTAGTGTTGGACAAGACAATTGCTTCGTACAAGTGGATACTAGAAAATCTCCTTGAGGTGATGTGTAATAAATTGCCATCTGTTGTAGTCACAGACGGCGATGATGCCATTATTGCCGCAGTTACGGAAGTTTTTCCTAGTGCTACCCATCGCCTATGTGCTTGGCATCTACAAAAGAATGTTACATCTAATGGGAACGAGCAGATGTTCAGGGACTTGTTTTCGAGGTGGTTGTATGCGGATATGTCGATAGATGAATTTGAAGCGGAATGGGCTGAAGCAGCGGATGAATACGGGTTACATGATAAGTTGTGA